AATAGTTTTCTTTTTTTAGTATATCGTTTAAATTATCACGAATTTGGTTTTTACTTGCCATTCCTACAATACCGTAAATATCTGTTGCTGCGCCACCAACAACGGTTGCAATGACGTCATTTGTAATATCGATTGTTCCAAATTGTGTTTTGATTTTAACTGCCATGTTAAAAATCCTCCTTTTGACTCATAGGCCATAAATTACTATTCTATATTTTATCATAGCTATCTGGTTTTTAAAAGGATAATCGCCGAAACAACTCGATACTCTTATCTTTTTGTCATTTTACTTCACACTATGTAAATAGAAAAAGATTATTTCCAATCCTTTATTTATCTGTTTTCTTCTATTATTATAATCTCTATCTTAATCTAGCTACTTCTAGAGAATGCAAAAAAAGCTGTCAAGTAAAAATACTTGAAAGAAAACTATTGCAAAGTTACGCTAATTATGATAAATTATTGAAGTATGAGTATTGAAGCTTTGCTTCGAGATATCGGCAAAGGAGGAAAGAATAATGGCAAAAGAATGTGTAATTACTGGCCGTAAGAGTAAAAGTGGAAACCGTCGCTCTCACGCAATGAACGCTAACAAACGTACTTGGAAAGCTAACTTACAAAAAGTTCGTATTTTAGTTGACGGCAAACCTAAAAAAGTTTGGGTTTCTGCTCGCGCACTTAAATCAGGTAAAGTTGAACGTGTTTAATCTAAATAAATGAGGAACCTGGTCTTTTATAAACTAGGTTCTTTTTTTATTAAAAAAGAGTTCACTCTAAGTATTTTCATACTTAAAGTGAACTCTTTTTGGTTTAATCAGTACTTTGAATGACAGCGATCACACCACTAGTAAAAGAAAAATGCCCCGTTTCACCAATAAATTCATTACTTGCTAACGAGGTTGGATAAAGGAAGTCAGCTTCGTCTAATCTATATTTTTGATCAACTAACGAAAGCTTTGTGACAGGCGTTAAACAAACAAAAGCTAAATAGCGCTTATCAGCTTCTTTTATTAACTCATAACTGCCTGGTAAATAAAATGATAGACTGTTCTGGCAATCGACCATTTTTATTTTAGCTGCATGTTTAATAAACCTTGGTTGAAGCACCATCCATAAATTAGCTAAAAAATGATCCAGTCGACCAGCAGTCCCACCATAAATAACAACTTCATCCGCTTTTAACTCATTTAAAGCTAAAGCAACAGCCATTTCTGTATCTGTTTCATCTTTTTCTGCTGGTGAAATACGGACATCTGCAATTCGCTCTTTTAGAACAGCTAAATCAGCAGTTGAGATGGAATCAAAATCACCGACAGCCATTCGTGGAACAATGCCTTTTTCGATTAAACGTAATGCGCCTCGATCCACACCAATCCATTTCGTTTCTTGGTTTTCCAGCTGCATAAAATCTGGAATCATGTTTTCTGGTCCACCAACTAACAAAGCTACCCGTGTAGTCATTTATTTTAACGCATCCTTCAAGTTTTGAATTTGTTCTAATGGATTTTCAGCATTATAGACATAAGAACCTGCTACAAATACATCAGCTCCTGCTAATTTACATTTTGCGGCCGTTTCTGGCACGATTCCACCATCCACTTCAATTTCATAATGGTAATTTTTAATTTCTTTTAACGCACTTAATTCAGTAATTTTCTCTAGTGTTTCTTCAATAAAACTTTGCCCACCAAAACCTGGATTTACAGTCATTACTAAAACTAGATCACACTCAGCCAAGACATACTTCACAGCTTCGACAGGTGTCCCTGGATTCAACACAACCCCTGCTTTAACACCAGCAGCTTTAATCATTTGGATAGCACGGTGAATATGAGGTGTACTTTCAACATGAACTGTAATAATATCAGCTCCTGCTTTAGCAAAATCTTCAATGTAATTCTCTGGATTTTCAATCATTAGGTGACAATCTAATGGCAATTTAGTTACTGGACGAATTGCCGAAACAATATTAGCTCCAAGAGTAATATTAGGAACAAAATGACCGTCCATAACATCAACATGAATATAGTCTGCCCCGCCACTTTCAACTAATCGAACATCTCTTTCTAAATTGGCAAAATCAGCGCTTAAAATAGATGGTGCAATTTTCATAATAAATTCCTCACTTTTTTTAGTTTTTCTTCCCATATTTAGGTTTACGATTTTCAACTTCTTCTAAGAATTGTAAATAGTGCTTATAACGGGATGCTAAAATAGTTCCCTCTTCAACGTCTTTTTTGACTTGACAACCAGGTTCTTCACGATGTTTACACCCTCTAAAACGGCACTCATGCTGTACCTCCACAAAATCTGGAAATAATTCTGGAAGTTCATCTGCTTCTACTTCTAGAAATTCAATCGAACTGAACCCTGGCGTATCAGCTACCAACCCACCATATAAAGGCAATAATTCAACATGGCGTGTCGTATGCTTACCACGACCTAAGGCATTAGAAATCACTCCTGTTTTCAAAGCTAAATCTGGTGCAATTTGATTTAATAAAGTTGACTTACCTGCCCCAGATTGTCCCATAAAAACAGTTATCTTCTCTTTAAAATAAGGAGTTAACTCTTCAATCGGTTCATGGTCCATCTCTCTCTTAGGCAAAATAACTGGATAGCCAATTTTTTCATAAGCTACTTTGATTTGTTCCATTTCTTGATACTGTTCTTGATCTAATAAATCAATCTTGGTCAGATAAATAAGGGCTTTAATTTTTTTGCTTTCTAATGTAACTAAGAAACGATCTAGCAAGTTAGAAGAGAAGTTAGGTTCAACTGCTGACATCACAATCACACCTAAATCAACATTAGCAACCGTTGGGCGTACTAGTTCATTTTTACGTGGTAAAAGTTCCTTCAAGATGCCTTCATCTTGATTTCCACTTTCAAAAATAACTTCGTCCCCAACTAAAGGGGTTAAGTTTCGTTTTCTAAAATTGCCTCTTCCTCTAGTTTGATAGGTTTCACCTTCACAATAGACATAATAAAAACCACTTAACGCTTTTCTTATTTGACCTCTTGGCAAAAAATCCACTCCTTCTTAACTATTCTCTCTTCTACTGTACTTAATCAAAAGTCAGATTGCAACTATTTTCTGTTCTCTTTAACTGATTTTCTACTGAACCAATCATTCAATGACAAACCAAAGAGAGTTAGAGAAATCATTCTCTAACTCTCACCTATTCCTTAAGGTCGAACCTCTTCATTAATAATTGTTTCACCATCGCGAACTACTTTATAACGAGCGACTCCACCTTCTTTAATTTTAAAGGTTAAGTCAATCGACTCGGTAGCAAGAATTGATTTAGTTACAACTGGTGTATTAAAGTTATTTTCCTCGTCTTCAATATAAACCTCAAACTTATTAGCTACTGGTTCAGTGATTGAGCTAACTGAACTAATGCTTTCTTCGGAACTACTAGAATTTGCAGATTGATTACTACTATCTGTTGTAGAAGCCGGTTTGTTGATTGTTTTCGCTAAATATTCAAGTGTGATTTTTTTTGTAACACTTACAACTGGTATTTCTTTTGGTCCTTTTGATAATGTGACAGTAATCGAATCATTACGGAAAACTGTTTCTCCAGCTCCTGGTGTTTGTGCCATTACCAATCCAGCAGTCACTGTATCAGAATAATCCGAATTGTACGTAACTTTTAATCCTTGGGCAGAGGCAATATCATCGACATCTTTTTTACCATAATTCAACATATCTGGCATGATAAAACCTTCTTCCCCTTTACTAATTGTAAAGACGACCTGAGTTTCGCTAGGGACAACTTCTTGGCCCTTTTCGATACTTTGTTCAATAATTTGGCCTTTAGGAACGCTTGGGCTAAAGACTTCAATTGGTGTTTTCACATCATATTTCAAATTGGTTAATTTAGCTTTTACAACTTGGAAATCTTCACCAACAAAATTCCCAAATTTTTCAGTCGCTTTACCCGTACTAATAAATAAATTCACTTTTGTGTTTTCTTTGACAGTCCGATCAGTTTTAGGATCTGAACGAATAACTTGGCCTTCTTCGACTTCTGGGTTAGCTTCTTCCGTTACATCCCCAACTTTTAATTTTGCATTTATTAATTCACTTTTAGCTTCTGCTTCTGACAAACCCGTTAAATCAGGAATTTTAACATCTTTCGGACCACTCATTGCAATCGCAAAAAAACCAATCACAAAAAGTAAAATCACACCAATAATCGAAAATAGAATAATTTTTTTCTTTTTACTCTTTTTCTTTTGATCTTTAACCGGCTTTTGTTCATCCTCTTCTTTAACTTCTTCCGCTTCTACAGACTCTGTTTCTAATAAGTCTCCTGGGATAGGAGTTAATACTTTTGTTTCTTCCATCATGCTAGCCGGTTCAAATTTAGGCTCTCCCGCCCGTTGCGGAGAAAGCGCAGTTGCTATATCTGTTGCCATTTCTTCTGCTGATTGATAGCGATCACTAGCTTCCTTCGCGGTTGCTTTTAAGACAACATTTTCTAAAGGTTGCGGAATACGACCATCAAAATCTTTTACAGAAGGAACCGTTTCTTGAAAGTGTTTTAATGCAATCGAAACTGCAGATTCTCCTTCAAACGGTACATTTCCAGTTAGCAACTCATATAAGATAATTCCCAATGCATAAATATCAGATTGTTTCGTTGCCATACTGCCACGAGCTTGTTCAGGTGATAAATAATGAACTGAGCCTAACAAAGAGTTTGTCTGAGTAATTGACGTTTCTGATAATGCCACAGCAATTCCAAAATCTGTAATTTTTACTAGACCCGTTTCATCAATTAAAACATTCTGTGGTTTCAAATCTCGATGAATAATCCGGTTTCTATGGGCGTCTGCTACTGCAGATAGGATTTGTTCCATAATATCAATGACTTTTTGATACGGAATCGGAAAATGATTTCCAATATATTTTTTCAAATCCGTGCCCTTCACATATTCCATCACAATATACTGGAAATTATCTTCTTCACCTACCTCATAAACACTGACAATGTTCGGATGAACTAGTTCAGTTGCTGACAATGCTTCTCTTTGAAAACGACGAATAATATCTTTGTCTTCTCTAAAGTCATAGCGCAATACTTTAACAGCTACATCTCGATCCAGAATTAAATCATGAGCTAAGTATACATTAGCCATTCCGCCGCCACCGACAGTTCCAATAATTTTATAGCGTCCACTTAATTTTTTTCCTATTTCCATAAATGCTAGGACTCCTCTCTCGCGGCGAAATCAGCTAATAATACCGTAATATTATCAGCCCCACCTTTTTCATTGGCTAAAGACACTAGCGCATTTACTTTTTCTTCAATGGATATATCTTGGCTTAAAATTTCTGAAATGGCACTATCTTCAACCATATTAGTTAGACCATCTGAACAAAGCAATAAAATGTCATCTTTTAAAATAGAAAAAATCGTAATATCAATATCAATCTCAGAGGAAACGCCTAATGACCGTGTTAAGACATTTTTTCTAGGGTGATTTGCTGCTGCTTCTGAAGTGATTTCCCCACTTTTTAACAACTCATTAACTAATGAATGATCTTCTGTTAGTTGAACTAATTTTTTATTTGAATACAAATACCCTCGACTATCGCCAATATTAGCTATGACAAGTTCTTCTTCAAATAAAACCGCTGCAACCAAGGTTGTTCCCATGCCATCTAAATCAGAAAATTGAGTAGATTTTCCAACAATACGCTCATTTTCAAGCGTGATTTGTTTTAACATCCATTGTGTGACTTCTTCTGCAGTTGCATAGTTGGTCTCTTCCCAAGCATGACCTAGATGAGAAACAGCCATTTCACTAGCAACATCGCCAGCTTTATGTCCTCCCATACCATCACAAACTACTACTAATCGAAGTCCTGCTTGATTGTCAAATTGTCCAGCAAAATCTTGATTATTTTTCCTTGTTTTTCCGATATCACTTTGAAATACAACCTGCATTTCTCCACCTCTTTAAACTCTTCATGACTTTTAGTTGATTTTTTTCAAACAACTAATGAAAAAACCATCTGTTTCAAAATCATGAGGATAAATTTGTATGAATCCATTTTTAAGACAAGGTTGAAGAGTTTCTCCAACTAAGACTGTCGTTTTTTCAAATTCAGGATGTAACGCTAAAAACTGTTCAACTGTTTTTTCGTTTTCTTCTTCTGTTATGGTACAAGTACTGTAAACCATTATACCGTATTTTTTCAGTTTTGGCGCTACACTTTCTAAGATTTCTAATTGAATTTTTTGTAAATTTAATAAATCACGCTCTTTTTTTGTATATTTTATATCTGGTTTACGGCGCATTAAGCCTAAACCTGAACACGGCGCATCAACTAGAATACGATCGAAGCTTTCATCTGGGAAAACTTCATCGACTTTTCGTGCATCTAAAACAACACCTTCAACAACATCATCGACATGTAAACGTGCCGCATTTTCTTTCACTAATTTTACTTTATGTTTGTGCAAATCTAATGCAACAACTTTTCCCCCTGCTTCATGAGATAAAAAAGAAGCGATATGAGTTGTTTTTCCGCCAGGAGCTGCACACGCATCTAAAACTTGGTGGTGAGGTTCAATCTGCAGAGCTGGAGCAACCAACATCGATGTTTCATCTTGAATCGTTAATTGACCTGAAGTAAATAAGGGCGACGAGGCAAAATGCCCACCATCACTAATGACAGCATCTGGCGTAATTTCACTTCGACGAACAGCAAAACCTTCTTCCTCTAACGCATACAATGCTTCTTCAACTGTTAAATAACGTTGATTTACTCGAGCACTTGCTCGACTTGGAATTAATAAAGACTCTCCCAAAGCTTTGGTTTCAGAATACCCAATTTGATTAATAAATTTTTCAACTAACCATAAAGGCATACTAATTTCCAGACTAAGGCGCTCAGCATCATCTTTAATATCTGTTAAATCCTTGAATCCGCGACGCTCAGCATTCCGTAAAACGCCATTAACAAATTTACTAATTCCTACATGACCTTTCTTTTTAGCAATCTCAGCAGCTTCAAAAAGAATGGCATGTTGCGGAATTTTATCTAAATAAATCATTTGATAAATAGACAAACGTAATAAGTTACGAACCCAAGAATCAATTTTTTTGGATTCATCTAAGAAGTCAGCCAAATAAAAATCTAAGGTTAAACGACGTTGCAAAACGCCATACACTAATTCTGTTAAAAGTCCTGCATCAGCAGAACTTAAATTATTTTTTTGAATGGATTCATTTAATAATAAATTAGAATAAGCACCATTTTTTTCAGTTTTGTCTAAAATTTCCATCGCTAAATAGCGACTTGTTTTTTTTGTATTACGTTTTTGAACTTCTTTTTTTGGTTCTGTTTGTTCTTTAGACATCTTGTCCCACCATTTCTCCAACAGTTAATTGACTGCCGATTCCTCGTAAAAACTCGCCAGCAGTCAATTGACCTTTTCCAGCTGGTTGAATTTTGTTTAATTGTAAAATTGTCTGATCTCCGCATGCAACCCAAATAACTTCTTTACCTAGTTGAATGATCGTTCCCGGAGCTTCAGTTGTTGTTTCTTCAGTAATCGGTGTTACATCCCATAATTTCAAACGATTACCTGCCAATAAAGTATATGCTACTGGCCAAGGACGCATTCCTCTAACCTGATAGTCAATTTGTTGAGCCGTTTTGTCCCAATTAATTCGTTCTTCTTCACGAGAAATATTTGGTGAATAGGTAACTAACGCTTCATCTTGCTTCACTGGTACAATTTTACCAGCTAACAAATCTGGTAAAGTGTCCATTAATAAGTCACGACCTAAAATACTTAACCGCTCAAATAAAGTTCCGACATCATCTTTTTCAGTAATGGCTAATTTTCGTTGACTTAAAATATCGCCCGCGTCCATTTTCTTTTCCATATACATAATTGTCACACCGGTCTCACTGTCGCCATTCATTAAAGCATAGTGAACAGGTGCTCCACCTCGATATTTTGGCAATAAAGAGGCATGGACATTAATCGCACCTAACTTAGGCACATCTAATAATTTTTGTGGTAAAAATTGACCAAAAGCTGCTGTTACAATTAAATCAGGCGCTAAAGCTTCAATTTCAGTCATTTCTTTTGAACCTGTTATTTTTTCAGGTTGTAAAACCGGGATATTATGTTTTAAAGCTGCTACCTTAACAGGTGTTGGTGTTAACGTTTTTTTACGGCCCACTGGTCGATCTGGCTGTGTAACCACTGCTTGAATATCGTAACCAGCACGGACTAATTCATCTAAAATTGGTACTGAAAAAGCGGGAGTTCCCATAAATATAATTTTTGTCATTCGCCATGCTCCTCCATATAGGATTCTAAATCTTGTGGATCAATATGTTCGATAATTTTATCTGTAAAGAGTTTACCATCTAAATGTTCAATTTCATGTTGGAATGCTCTAGCTAAATAACCGTCGGCTTCGACTTCATATTCATCACCAAAACGATCGGTAAAGCGGACAACAATATAATCAGCACGATCAACGGTCCCATACACGCCTGGAAAACTTAAACATCCTTCGACATCAATCGAAGAACCTTCTTGGCTGATAATTTCTGGATTAATCATTTCAAACAATCCTGATTCTTCGTCTAATTCCACAATAGCAATTCGCAAAGAATGATTTACTTGTGGAGCAGCAATGCCGATACCATCATTTTCAACCATCGTTTGATACATATCTGCTAATAATTGTAACGTTTCATCTGTGATTTCAGTCACCTCAGATGCTGGAGTTTCAAGAATATCATCTGGATACTGAACAATTGGCAATAGTGCCATATTAAAACCTTCTCTCTGTCGTTTGTCTCATTAAATAAAATGCATAGGTTCTGAATCAATCGTTACTTGTAAGCCTTTTGCCATTTCTTTTTGTGAGTTGATTAATAACTCGTGAAGCTTAGAAAATAGCAAGGGTTCATGTTTATACTTAATAATTGTTTGGTAATAATAACGGTTATTAACGCGAGCGACTGCTTTTGGTGTCGGCCCTAAAATAATTGTTTCTGGCTGCATCTCAGGTCGAATAAATTGAACAATTTCTTGCATTTTTTTAGCCGCTTGAAGTTCTTCCTCGTGGCTTGTTGTCAAAAGAATCGTATAATAATATGGTGGATAACTTCCCCGTCTACGCAACAACATCTCATGTTGATAAAAATGATCATAATCATGTTGTTGAGCCAATACAATTGCATAATGATCTGGATTGTACGTTTGAACAATAACTTCACCGGTTAACTCAGCTCGTCCTGCACGACCACTAACTTGAGTTAGTAATTGAAACGTTCGCTCACTAGCTCTAAAATCTGGTAATCCCAAAGCAGTATCGGCATTTAAAACGCCCACAAGAGTAATATTAGGAAAATCTAACCCTTTCGCAATCATTTGAGTCCCCAATAAAATATCTGCTTCACCATTTCCAAATGCTGTCAGCAATTTTTCATGGGCTCCTTTTTTGCGTGTCGTGTCAACATCCATACGAATAATCTTAGCTTCAGGAATGAGAGCATGTAACTCTTCTTCAATTTTTTGTGTTCCGGTTCCGTAATAGCGAATTTTATGTCCTTTACAACTTGGACAAGTATGCGGAATAGCCTCTTCATGGCCACAGTAATGACATTTCATTGTCTTTGTATCCATGTGTAATGTCAAGGAAATATCACAATTAGGACACGGCAAAACGAAGCCACAATCACGACACATAACAAATGAAGAATATCCTCGTCGATTCAATAATAAAACAATTTGTTCTTTCTTAGCTATTCGTTCACGTATTTTTTCTTGTAAGACCAATGAAAAACTTGAGCGATTCTGTTTTTTTAATTCATCACGCATATCTACCACTTCAACTTCAGGCAAAGCTTTGCGATTGGCCCGTTCGGTTAATTCTAATAATGTATATACCTTTTTCTGAGCACGAGCACGCGACTCTAAAGAAGGCGTTGCACTTCCTAAAATAACTGGACATTGATGATATAAACTACGCCATAAAGCCATATCTCTAGCATGATAACGGGGACTTTCATCTTGTTTATAACTACCTTCATGTTCTTCATCGATGATAATGACCCCGATATTTGTCACAGGAGCAAAAATAGAAGACCTTGCGCCAACCACTACTTTCGCTTCACCTCGTTGAATTTTACGCCATTCATCATACTTTTCTCCCACGGATAAACCACTGTGTAAGACAGCTACTTCATTTCCAAATCGACCTTTAAAATGATTGACCATTTGCGGAGTTAAGGCAATTTCAGGAACAAGCATTAGAGCACTTTTCCCATCTTTTAAGGTTTCAGCAATAGTTTGCAAATACACTTCTGTTTTTCCACTTCCAGTGATTCCTTTCAGTAAAAAAGTCTCAGCTCTGTTTTCTTTAGTGGCTGCTAAAATTGGAGTAATAGCAGCTGTTTGACTGGCATTTAAGGTAAACGCTTCTGTCTGTTTAAATTCATGATTTTCAAAAGGATCACGATAGGTTTCCTCTTCAAAAAAAGTTAACCAACCTTTTGTTTCGGCCTCTTTTAAATTGGCTGCTGTTATCGTTGTATTTTTAGTTACTTCAGAAACGCTTCTAACATCATTCTCCATAGCTTGTAAATAACTAATTAAAATCTGCTGTTTAGGAGCACGTTTGCCTAATCCTATTTTTGCTTCTTCTAATTGTTCAAAAGAAAGCAGTCGTTTAATCATCCTTTTTTTCTTAGTTCTTGCTTTATCTTTGACTTCATAAACAACTTCAACAGTTTCATGCTTTTTTAATTCCATTAATTTAGGTAATAGTTCTCGTTCTTCTGCTTCTTCCCAACTAATCTCATTCCGTCCCTTAAAAATCGACGTAAAAATAGATT
This Carnobacterium maltaromaticum DSM 20342 DNA region includes the following protein-coding sequences:
- the rpmB gene encoding 50S ribosomal protein L28 — encoded protein: MAKECVITGRKSKSGNRRSHAMNANKRTWKANLQKVRILVDGKPKKVWVSARALKSGKVERV
- a CDS encoding thiamine diphosphokinase, yielding MTTRVALLVGGPENMIPDFMQLENQETKWIGVDRGALRLIEKGIVPRMAVGDFDSISTADLAVLKERIADVRISPAEKDETDTEMAVALALNELKADEVVIYGGTAGRLDHFLANLWMVLQPRFIKHAAKIKMVDCQNSLSFYLPGSYELIKEADKRYLAFVCLTPVTKLSLVDQKYRLDEADFLYPTSLASNEFIGETGHFSFTSGVIAVIQSTD
- the rpe gene encoding ribulose-phosphate 3-epimerase, translating into MKIAPSILSADFANLERDVRLVESGGADYIHVDVMDGHFVPNITLGANIVSAIRPVTKLPLDCHLMIENPENYIEDFAKAGADIITVHVESTPHIHRAIQMIKAAGVKAGVVLNPGTPVEAVKYVLAECDLVLVMTVNPGFGGQSFIEETLEKITELSALKEIKNYHYEIEVDGGIVPETAAKCKLAGADVFVAGSYVYNAENPLEQIQNLKDALK
- the rsgA gene encoding ribosome small subunit-dependent GTPase A gives rise to the protein MPRGQIRKALSGFYYVYCEGETYQTRGRGNFRKRNLTPLVGDEVIFESGNQDEGILKELLPRKNELVRPTVANVDLGVIVMSAVEPNFSSNLLDRFLVTLESKKIKALIYLTKIDLLDQEQYQEMEQIKVAYEKIGYPVILPKREMDHEPIEELTPYFKEKITVFMGQSGAGKSTLLNQIAPDLALKTGVISNALGRGKHTTRHVELLPLYGGLVADTPGFSSIEFLEVEADELPELFPDFVEVQHECRFRGCKHREEPGCQVKKDVEEGTILASRYKHYLQFLEEVENRKPKYGKKN
- the pknB gene encoding Stk1 family PASTA domain-containing Ser/Thr kinase; protein product: MEIGKKLSGRYKIIGTVGGGGMANVYLAHDLILDRDVAVKVLRYDFREDKDIIRRFQREALSATELVHPNIVSVYEVGEEDNFQYIVMEYVKGTDLKKYIGNHFPIPYQKVIDIMEQILSAVADAHRNRIIHRDLKPQNVLIDETGLVKITDFGIAVALSETSITQTNSLLGSVHYLSPEQARGSMATKQSDIYALGIILYELLTGNVPFEGESAVSIALKHFQETVPSVKDFDGRIPQPLENVVLKATAKEASDRYQSAEEMATDIATALSPQRAGEPKFEPASMMEETKVLTPIPGDLLETESVEAEEVKEEDEQKPVKDQKKKSKKKKIILFSIIGVILLFVIGFFAIAMSGPKDVKIPDLTGLSEAEAKSELINAKLKVGDVTEEANPEVEEGQVIRSDPKTDRTVKENTKVNLFISTGKATEKFGNFVGEDFQVVKAKLTNLKYDVKTPIEVFSPSVPKGQIIEQSIEKGQEVVPSETQVVFTISKGEEGFIMPDMLNYGKKDVDDIASAQGLKVTYNSDYSDTVTAGLVMAQTPGAGETVFRNDSITVTLSKGPKEIPVVSVTKKITLEYLAKTINKPASTTDSSNQSANSSSSEESISSVSSITEPVANKFEVYIEDEENNFNTPVVTKSILATESIDLTFKIKEGGVARYKVVRDGETIINEEVRP
- a CDS encoding Stp1/IreP family PP2C-type Ser/Thr phosphatase, with product MQVVFQSDIGKTRKNNQDFAGQFDNQAGLRLVVVCDGMGGHKAGDVASEMAVSHLGHAWEETNYATAEEVTQWMLKQITLENERIVGKSTQFSDLDGMGTTLVAAVLFEEELVIANIGDSRGYLYSNKKLVQLTEDHSLVNELLKSGEITSEAAANHPRKNVLTRSLGVSSEIDIDITIFSILKDDILLLCSDGLTNMVEDSAISEILSQDISIEEKVNALVSLANEKGGADNITVLLADFAAREES
- the rsmB gene encoding 16S rRNA (cytosine(967)-C(5))-methyltransferase RsmB, with translation MSKEQTEPKKEVQKRNTKKTSRYLAMEILDKTEKNGAYSNLLLNESIQKNNLSSADAGLLTELVYGVLQRRLTLDFYLADFLDESKKIDSWVRNLLRLSIYQMIYLDKIPQHAILFEAAEIAKKKGHVGISKFVNGVLRNAERRGFKDLTDIKDDAERLSLEISMPLWLVEKFINQIGYSETKALGESLLIPSRASARVNQRYLTVEEALYALEEEGFAVRRSEITPDAVISDGGHFASSPLFTSGQLTIQDETSMLVAPALQIEPHHQVLDACAAPGGKTTHIASFLSHEAGGKVVALDLHKHKVKLVKENAARLHVDDVVEGVVLDARKVDEVFPDESFDRILVDAPCSGLGLMRRKPDIKYTKKERDLLNLQKIQLEILESVAPKLKKYGIMVYSTCTITEEENEKTVEQFLALHPEFEKTTVLVGETLQPCLKNGFIQIYPHDFETDGFFISCLKKIN
- the fmt gene encoding methionyl-tRNA formyltransferase, with protein sequence MTKIIFMGTPAFSVPILDELVRAGYDIQAVVTQPDRPVGRKKTLTPTPVKVAALKHNIPVLQPEKITGSKEMTEIEALAPDLIVTAAFGQFLPQKLLDVPKLGAINVHASLLPKYRGGAPVHYALMNGDSETGVTIMYMEKKMDAGDILSQRKLAITEKDDVGTLFERLSILGRDLLMDTLPDLLAGKIVPVKQDEALVTYSPNISREEERINWDKTAQQIDYQVRGMRPWPVAYTLLAGNRLKLWDVTPITEETTTEAPGTIIQLGKEVIWVACGDQTILQLNKIQPAGKGQLTAGEFLRGIGSQLTVGEMVGQDV
- the def gene encoding peptide deformylase translates to MALLPIVQYPDDILETPASEVTEITDETLQLLADMYQTMVENDGIGIAAPQVNHSLRIAIVELDEESGLFEMINPEIISQEGSSIDVEGCLSFPGVYGTVDRADYIVVRFTDRFGDEYEVEADGYLARAFQHEIEHLDGKLFTDKIIEHIDPQDLESYMEEHGE
- the priA gene encoding primosomal protein N', whose amino-acid sequence is MVSIAKVIVDVPTMQTNQPYDYGIPPEFVETLMKGMRVEVPFGRGGRRVQGFVVDIVHSTDYTGELKYIASLMDLNPVLNEEMLALGKEMAETTFAFQITCLQTMLPSVMRAKYEKKIRLIDEVSESIFTSIFKGRNEISWEEAEERELLPKLMELKKHETVEVVYEVKDKARTKKKRMIKRLLSFEQLEEAKIGLGKRAPKQQILISYLQAMENDVRSVSEVTKNTTITAANLKEAETKGWLTFFEEETYRDPFENHEFKQTEAFTLNASQTAAITPILAATKENRAETFLLKGITGSGKTEVYLQTIAETLKDGKSALMLVPEIALTPQMVNHFKGRFGNEVAVLHSGLSVGEKYDEWRKIQRGEAKVVVGARSSIFAPVTNIGVIIIDEEHEGSYKQDESPRYHARDMALWRSLYHQCPVILGSATPSLESRARAQKKVYTLLELTERANRKALPEVEVVDMRDELKKQNRSSFSLVLQEKIRERIAKKEQIVLLLNRRGYSSFVMCRDCGFVLPCPNCDISLTLHMDTKTMKCHYCGHEEAIPHTCPSCKGHKIRYYGTGTQKIEEELHALIPEAKIIRMDVDTTRKKGAHEKLLTAFGNGEADILLGTQMIAKGLDFPNITLVGVLNADTALGLPDFRASERTFQLLTQVSGRAGRAELTGEVIVQTYNPDHYAIVLAQQHDYDHFYQHEMLLRRRGSYPPYYYTILLTTSHEEELQAAKKMQEIVQFIRPEMQPETIILGPTPKAVARVNNRYYYQTIIKYKHEPLLFSKLHELLINSQKEMAKGLQVTIDSEPMHFI